The genomic segment CGACGCAGCAAGAAGGAGCGCCAACACCGCCTGGAGCCTCTTCATGGGCGCGGCCCCGCGTCAGTCGCGGAGCTCGAAGACCATCGTCGTCGAGCCGCAGTCGATCATGTCGCCTTCCTTCAGGACGACGGAGCCGGCGACCTTCGCGCCGTTGACGACCGGGTAGCCCTCGGTGACGGCGACGAGCATGTAGCCCTCGGGCTTGCGGTGCACGGAGGCCGCGACCTCGGGGGCCGAGCCGAACAGGCCCGAGCCTTTGATCTGGACCTGCACGCGGTCGGACTTGCCGATGTAGGTGGACATCCCCTTGAGTTCGTACTCGCCCGCGTCCACGGCGCCCTTGATGACGCGCAGCCACGCGGACCTCTCCGCGCCGGCGGGCTTGGCCGCGGCGGAGGAGGCGGCGACCAGCTCCGCCTGCTTCTGCGGGGTGAGGACCATCGTCGCGTCGGAGGAAGGGCTCGGCGCGCCGGCATCGGCCACCTCGGCCTCGTTCAGGAAGACGACCGCGTGCTTGGCCAGGCCCACGACGTCGTTGTGATGCAGGCCGGACTTCTTGATGCGCTTCTCGTTGACGAAGGTCCCGTTGGTGGACTCGAGGTCCTCGACGTAGTAGCCGCCGCCTTCCATCGTGAGCTTGCAGTGATGGCCCGAGATCGCCGGGTTGTCGATGACGATGTCGTTGTCGGGCTTCCGGCCGATGGAGACGGACTCCTTCTCCATGGCGACTTCCTTAATGACGGCCGCGTTGAACTTCAGCAGCAGCTTCGGCATCAATATCTCCCTTTCGTGAAAGCTCAGCGCCCGAACAGGCGCGACACCAGATTCTTGACCGCGCCGCCACCGCCCTCGGCGGGGACTTTGGCGACCACGACCGCGATGTTGTCCACGCCGCCCGCGGCCCGGGACTTGGCGATCAGCGTCTCGACGATCTTCTGCGGGTCCTGCGACTCGGCGATCACCGCGGCGACGTCCGCGTCGACGACCATCTTGGAGAGGCCGTCCGTCGCGAGCAGCACGACGTCCCCCGGCAGCAGCGGGTGGTCCGCGACGTCGACCTGCACGCCCTTCTCCGCGCCGAGGGCCCGGGTCAGGATGTTCTGCTGCGGCGAGCGCGCCGCCTGGTCGGCCGTGATCTGGCCGCGCTTGACCTGCTCGCCGACGAGCGAATGGTCCTCGGTGAGCTGGGTCAGCTCGCCCCGTCGCCAGAGGTAGAGGCGGCTGTCGCCGACGTGGGCGACGGTCAAGGATTTG from the Elusimicrobiota bacterium genome contains:
- a CDS encoding serine/threonine-protein phosphatase produces the protein IPEGGTPGLTPRSRQLEFFVKSANEMIYEKGRAFPKDAGMGTTVVAAVVDAKSLTVAHVGDSRLYLWRRGELTQLTEDHSLVGEQVKRGQITADQAARSPQQNILTRALGAEKGVQVDVADHPLLPGDVVLLATDGLSKMVVDADVAAVIAESQDPQKIVETLIAKSRAAGGVDNIAVVVAKVPAEGGGGAVKNLVSRLFGR
- a CDS encoding FHA domain-containing protein, which encodes MPKLLLKFNAAVIKEVAMEKESVSIGRKPDNDIVIDNPAISGHHCKLTMEGGGYYVEDLESTNGTFVNEKRIKKSGLHHNDVVGLAKHAVVFLNEAEVADAGAPSPSSDATMVLTPQKQAELVAASSAAAKPAGAERSAWLRVIKGAVDAGEYELKGMSTYIGKSDRVQVQIKGSGLFGSAPEVAASVHRKPEGYMLVAVTEGYPVVNGAKVAGSVVLKEGDMIDCGSTTMVFELRD